TTCACAGGATGGCTCATGCTTGTTGAAGACGCTCCAAAGTCTCGTGCGCCTGTGAGTGATAAATCCCCGCACTTTCCTGTTTTCAAGGAATTCAAGGGTGCTTCCTACCTTCAGCGTTACGATCTACTATGTCAGAGGCTCATTCAGGAACAGCTTTATACAACAGCAACGGTCATAACTTCTCCCCGAAGCGCAGCGAAAACAGGCGATTATTCAACATTATCATCAATGACAAGCCTCACGATATTTGTTACCTCACTGGCAGGGCACATTGCAGCAGTTGCCGCCCGGATGAAAACTACATCATAATTTGATGCAAAAAACCATGATACTCATAAGCAGGATAGGTTTAATAATCGCATTTCTTTCACTTGTTTCAATGGTGCTCGGCCATTTTGGTTCTCATGAGCTTAATTTGATATCCTCCCAAATAAGCACTTATGCGGCAAAAGCACCATACGATTACCTAATAACAACATCAATGTTGCTATCATCCTTAACACTTTTAATAATTAGTTTTATAAATTCGAAATTCCAAATATTTGGTTCTAGCCACTTAGCCCATTTTATACCGGCATTATCCGGAGCAGCATCGTTTGGCTTGGTTATGCTTGCTTATTATGAGGAAACAGCAAAAAATTTAAGTGTACTAAAACAATCAGGGTTTATGGCAATACGTATTCAATCATTTCATGACGCAGGGTTGCTCATGTTTTTTTATAGTTCACTATCATTAGCCGTACTTCTAGGAACACTAACTATTATCTATAATTATAATAAAATTAATAGGGTGCTGGGTGGCATCATATTATGCATGGCTCCAATATCGTTTATGCTTATGACTACGAAATGGCCAAAAGCCATCGGTATTGAAGGTGCTACTATTGGCTTAAACCAAAGAGCCGCATTATTATGTCTGTGGCTAGCTTTTACTTTAGTGCTGGTAATGGTATCCAACAAGTCATTCAAAGCGACGCCAAAAAGCGGCGTGGTTTAATTCAAATATTATATGACCAGGGTCAAATATTGAGGTAGATACATGAGGAATGTTCTTTTGATGCTCTTATTATTGATGCCGTCAATTTCTGTTTCGGAAGCTAAATCAAGGCATTATCCACCTCATTTCAATGCGGCATCACATCAATATGATGACTGGGCTGGAATAATGATGAATAATGGAGTATATCCCCTGGGTTTTTCTAAGGATGGATGGCTTGCTTATACAAGCAAGAAAACTGATTACGAGTTTAATAAAAAGTTAAAGATGTGTAATACCCCTCCTTGTTATGACGCCCGCCTAATAAATATTTCTTGTGACCCAGAATGTTATTCCGATACCCCTACACAAAAAGGAGACAATTGTTATTGTAGAAGTGGTCTCTCCACAAAGGATTTAGAGAACCATGCCATAAAAGCTATCAGTAAATATTTAGGTGGTAAATTTCCGGCAAAGGTAAATAGCGGTCAATATGATATGGTCATTAAAGTAAACGCAGGAGAACAAGTATCTATTTCAGGTGAGAATGTATTTAA
Above is a window of Deltaproteobacteria bacterium DNA encoding:
- a CDS encoding DUF998 domain-containing protein, whose translation is MILISRIGLIIAFLSLVSMVLGHFGSHELNLISSQISTYAAKAPYDYLITTSMLLSSLTLLIISFINSKFQIFGSSHLAHFIPALSGAASFGLVMLAYYEETAKNLSVLKQSGFMAIRIQSFHDAGLLMFFYSSLSLAVLLGTLTIIYNYNKINRVLGGIILCMAPISFMLMTTKWPKAIGIEGATIGLNQRAALLCLWLAFTLVLVMVSNKSFKATPKSGVV